A segment of the Candidatus Sumerlaea chitinivorans genome:
TGCCGTCGTGTGCGCCGTGAGCGTGAGTGTTCATGGCGGTGATCTTGAAAAGGAAGCTCTTCAAAAATCGCTTGATGCGCTCTTCGATGCACCCCAATGGAGTAATAGCTACTGGGGTGTCCAGGTACTCGATCTCGACACGAGCGAGGTTTTGTACGAACGCCTTGCGACAAAGAACTTCACGCCCGCGTCCAATTTGAAGCTGTACACCACTGCAGCGGCTCTGAAGCTGCTGGGGCCAGAATACCGGTTCGAGACACCCATTTACGCCAACGGGCCAGTGCGCTCGCGCATTCTCTATGGGGATTTGGTGGTGGTTGGGTGCGGCGACCCTTCGATCTCGGGGCGCTACAATCCGGACCAACCCACGACTGCAATTCTTCAGCAGTGGGTGGGAAGTGTCAAAGCTGCAGGGATCCGAGAAATTCGTGGTGCTGTGATTGGCGATGATGATTGTTTCGATGATCAAGCACGCGCCGGGTCATGGCAGCTTGACTATTATCAGGAATGGTACGCTGCGGAAAGCAGCGGCTTAGCCATTAACGAGAACTGTTGGGATGTGACGGTGCGCCCCGGTAAAAAGCCCGGGCAACGGGCAGTCCTTGAGCCGAGCTTACCCTCTCGTTACGTTACCTTCAAAAATGAGATTATCACCACAGCGCCGACCGACAAGCCCGACGAGGATCCCCCAATTGAGATCATCCGGCCGTTGGATTCCAACGTTGTAACGTTGCGTGGGTTTATACCCGTAAATCTCCCCTCCTACAAGATGTGGGGAAGTGTTCACAACGGAACGTTGTGGAGCACGACGCTTTTTGTGGAGGCTTTGGAACGTGCGGGGATCCGGGTGCATGGGGGCGCCATGGATGTGGACGACCTACCGAACAAAGAACGGCGCCTGCG
Coding sequences within it:
- a CDS encoding D-alanyl-D-alanine carboxypeptidase, translating into MNWRKFRLAVQHWVIAVVCAVSVSVHGGDLEKEALQKSLDALFDAPQWSNSYWGVQVLDLDTSEVLYERLATKNFTPASNLKLYTTAAALKLLGPEYRFETPIYANGPVRSRILYGDLVVVGCGDPSISGRYNPDQPTTAILQQWVGSVKAAGIREIRGAVIGDDDCFDDQARAGSWQLDYYQEWYAAESSGLAINENCWDVTVRPGKKPGQRAVLEPSLPSRYVTFKNEIITTAPTDKPDEDPPIEIIRPLDSNVVTLRGFIPVNLPSYKMWGSVHNGTLWSTTLFVEALERAGIRVHGGAMDVDDLPNKERRLRRESWRLIHKHVSPPLKQIIAIVNKPSQNFYADQLLKVLGRHRSGVGSFAAGEKAVKEFLQQAGIDATSLRMLDGSGLSRQNVVQPRMTVSLLAYMAWQPEFKAFYESLPIAGVDGTLKKRMRNTPAENNVHAKTGYIGRVRCLSGYATTRDQHRVAFSMMANQYTVDTRLANDTQDSATLLLVNYSAGLALPEQSENLTTATASPEITRTDYTIEQSARGLRFESEPGGRELPQELP